A window of Haliscomenobacter hydrossis DSM 1100 contains these coding sequences:
- a CDS encoding SDR family NAD(P)-dependent oxidoreductase, with protein MNVPLPPPMHHRSILITGTSSGIGQATAILLAKSGYTVFAGVRSPAAMDHLLALGFPNLIPIILDVNNADHIAAAHTRIEQAVGDAGLMALINNAGNGYSAPTEYTDEAKARELLDTHFWGMVNLTQQFIPLLRLYAAANSTHARIINVGSVSSISAFPFVQFYTAAKFAILGFSEALRFELDPQGIKVMVIISGAVKTRIWQRTGESAMASLHRLPQQGVELYQDNLLAAKKLSSAVEAMGLTADKAALVLKKALEAKNPGFKYFIGTDARAVHFMIRYLPERLRHWLVRRQLKFK; from the coding sequence ATGAACGTTCCATTACCTCCACCCATGCACCACCGCTCAATCCTCATCACCGGCACTTCCTCCGGAATCGGACAAGCTACCGCTATTTTATTGGCCAAATCGGGCTATACCGTATTCGCCGGGGTCAGAAGCCCAGCCGCCATGGACCACCTTTTGGCCTTGGGCTTTCCCAACCTGATCCCCATCATCCTGGATGTGAACAATGCCGATCACATCGCCGCAGCCCATACCCGGATTGAACAAGCCGTAGGCGATGCCGGGCTGATGGCCCTCATCAACAACGCAGGCAATGGGTATTCGGCCCCCACCGAATACACCGACGAAGCAAAGGCCAGGGAATTGTTGGACACCCATTTTTGGGGGATGGTGAATTTGACTCAACAATTTATTCCCCTGCTCCGCTTGTATGCGGCGGCAAATTCAACTCATGCCCGCATCATCAATGTAGGCTCGGTCAGCAGTATTTCGGCTTTTCCCTTTGTGCAATTTTATACTGCGGCAAAATTTGCCATCCTCGGCTTTAGCGAAGCGCTGCGTTTTGAATTGGACCCGCAGGGGATCAAGGTGATGGTGATCATTTCCGGGGCGGTAAAAACCAGAATTTGGCAACGAACGGGTGAAAGTGCAATGGCATCTTTGCATAGGCTACCCCAACAGGGCGTGGAATTGTATCAGGACAATCTCCTTGCAGCGAAAAAGTTATCCTCCGCCGTTGAAGCCATGGGGCTGACGGCGGACAAGGCTGCTCTGGTGCTTAAAAAAGCCCTGGAAGCCAAAAATCCAGGGTTTAAATATTTCATTGGCACCGATGCACGCGCCGTACATTTTATGATCAGGTATTTGCCAGAGCGGCTGCGGCACTGGCTTGTCCGCAGACAACTAAAATTCAAATAA
- a CDS encoding HRDC domain-containing protein: MRIFTLPFDAVSEGFPDEIVTEFCLNKKVHSLQAQFFLHEGRPFWSVAVQYEVLVHGEEKVRDLDEAQQQLYTRLREWRKKQAEKEGVPVFILATNQHLTNMVRLKAQSLETLKQIKGFGPKKTQKYGKQIIAIIKAFYEEKPAEAPPEPTDKKDTPF, from the coding sequence ATGAGGATCTTCACACTGCCATTTGATGCGGTTTCAGAGGGGTTTCCGGATGAAATCGTGACGGAATTTTGCCTCAACAAGAAGGTACACAGTTTGCAGGCGCAATTCTTTTTGCACGAGGGTCGGCCATTCTGGTCGGTAGCGGTACAGTACGAGGTGCTGGTACACGGGGAAGAGAAGGTACGGGATCTGGATGAGGCGCAGCAACAATTGTATACCCGCCTGCGGGAATGGCGCAAAAAGCAGGCCGAGAAAGAGGGTGTGCCGGTGTTTATTTTGGCCACCAATCAGCACTTGACGAACATGGTTCGGTTGAAAGCACAGTCGCTGGAAACCTTGAAACAGATCAAGGGCTTTGGCCCCAAAAAAACGCAAAAATACGGCAAGCAGATCATTGCCATCATCAAGGCGTTTTATGAAGAAAAACCTGCTGAGGCTCCACCGGAGCCAACAGATAAAAAAGACACACCATTTTAA
- a CDS encoding SIR2 family protein — translation MPTTLQNPLVDTDWVDIIDSLEAEKCVIFLGSGVYHSPGGQNLETELGQWLDVEQPHHPMIQVYNDDGFFLFRNARKHKRKVITQIKNFYNQPFPETSARFAQLAQMPFSIIVSLMPDNILARTFDELGLNYQPDFYFRNRKYPEFFEKPAKNKPLIYNLLGNIEEPESLVLTHSDFFDYLESVFLARSMHPDLREELESAERYIFLGLPYEKWYFQLLLRVLSMNSDKLKDVERLALEEFQNPKLQTLYTEEFKINFFPSNPELFIANLYQACQSAGVLKKLPSPDPTLAQVEERSPAALEELIAKADTESAFMHLKVFLDRRKPRSYALANDLVVLHNQYNLLRQRELRGTIYPQDVPVENAQIVERLLGLIEKAEGLG, via the coding sequence ATGCCCACAACCCTTCAAAATCCACTCGTTGACACGGATTGGGTCGACATCATCGACAGCCTTGAAGCTGAAAAATGCGTCATTTTCCTCGGCAGTGGCGTGTACCATAGCCCTGGTGGCCAAAATCTGGAAACCGAATTGGGCCAATGGCTGGATGTAGAGCAGCCCCATCACCCGATGATTCAGGTGTACAACGACGACGGGTTTTTCCTCTTCCGCAATGCCCGCAAGCACAAGCGCAAGGTCATTACCCAAATCAAAAACTTTTACAACCAGCCTTTTCCTGAAACCAGCGCCCGTTTTGCCCAACTGGCGCAAATGCCTTTCAGCATCATCGTGTCCCTGATGCCCGACAACATCCTGGCGCGCACTTTTGACGAATTGGGGCTGAACTACCAACCCGATTTTTACTTCCGCAACCGCAAATACCCCGAGTTTTTTGAAAAACCGGCCAAAAACAAACCCCTGATCTACAACCTGTTGGGCAACATCGAAGAACCCGAAAGCCTGGTGCTCACCCATAGCGATTTTTTTGATTACCTGGAATCGGTGTTCCTGGCGCGGAGCATGCACCCCGACTTGCGGGAAGAACTCGAAAGCGCCGAGCGCTACATCTTTCTGGGTTTGCCTTACGAAAAATGGTATTTCCAACTCCTGCTGCGGGTATTGTCCATGAACTCAGACAAACTCAAGGACGTGGAGCGCCTGGCCCTGGAAGAGTTTCAAAACCCCAAGTTGCAAACCCTCTACACCGAAGAATTTAAGATCAATTTTTTTCCCAGCAATCCGGAGTTGTTCATCGCCAATTTGTACCAGGCCTGTCAAAGTGCCGGGGTGCTGAAAAAGCTGCCCAGCCCTGACCCTACCCTGGCGCAAGTGGAAGAACGCAGCCCCGCTGCACTCGAAGAACTCATCGCCAAAGCCGATACCGAATCCGCCTTTATGCACCTGAAAGTTTTTCTGGATCGCCGCAAACCCCGTAGCTACGCCCTGGCCAACGACCTGGTGGTGCTGCACAACCAGTACAACCTGCTGCGCCAACGCGAGCTGCGCGGCACGATTTATCCGCAGGATGTGCCGGTGGAAAATGCGCAGATTGTGGAGCGTTTGTTGGGTTTGATTGAAAAGGCGGAGGGCTTGGGATAA
- a CDS encoding alpha/beta fold hydrolase, which yields MKQLIWLALIASFLFACEKSEYLSEGNYYFIRHKGAAMPVWVKGNLASGVFLITVHGGPGASGHEFAVTKSFSELEKDYAVVYWDQRFSGLSQGDPKKSTLSIDQFVEDVDVVVDFVQQQFNNPKLFMLGHSWGGGLSAAWLGRNNNQQKVKGWIDVDGSVFDSLEVQVVKNWTLERVPAKIAEGKDLKFWQYVIDWYQQHPAPKYSDKEPYIFAAALDTAFDAVSLADTNQIDYGKLLLRSPYSLAYFTNKVDARFADGLDFRPELRRITIPALVLWGKDDPTLPVELADFAFKTLGTAPDRKTKVEFERCGHSPHYEQPTRFVGAMREFMERYQ from the coding sequence ATGAAACAGCTCATTTGGCTCGCTCTTATCGCCTCCTTTCTTTTTGCCTGCGAAAAATCGGAATACCTCAGCGAAGGCAACTACTACTTCATTCGCCACAAAGGCGCGGCCATGCCCGTTTGGGTCAAAGGCAACCTCGCTTCGGGGGTGTTTTTGATCACGGTTCACGGTGGCCCCGGCGCTTCCGGGCACGAATTTGCAGTGACCAAAAGTTTTTCCGAACTGGAAAAAGACTACGCTGTGGTGTATTGGGATCAGCGTTTTTCCGGCCTTTCACAAGGTGACCCCAAAAAATCGACACTCAGCATCGATCAATTTGTGGAAGATGTAGACGTGGTTGTAGACTTTGTCCAGCAGCAATTCAACAACCCCAAACTCTTCATGCTTGGCCACAGTTGGGGTGGTGGCCTCAGTGCCGCCTGGCTGGGCCGCAACAACAACCAGCAAAAAGTAAAAGGCTGGATTGACGTGGATGGTTCGGTGTTTGATTCGCTGGAAGTACAGGTGGTAAAAAACTGGACCCTGGAGCGGGTACCCGCCAAGATCGCCGAAGGTAAAGACCTGAAATTCTGGCAATACGTCATCGATTGGTATCAACAACACCCGGCTCCCAAATACTCAGACAAAGAGCCGTACATTTTTGCGGCAGCTTTGGATACGGCTTTCGATGCGGTAAGTTTGGCCGACACCAACCAGATCGATTACGGCAAACTGTTGCTGCGTTCGCCCTATTCCCTCGCCTATTTTACCAACAAGGTCGATGCCCGTTTTGCCGATGGACTGGATTTTCGCCCCGAACTGCGACGCATCACCATTCCAGCCTTGGTGCTTTGGGGCAAGGATGACCCTACACTCCCGGTGGAACTGGCCGATTTTGCGTTCAAAACCTTGGGCACAGCGCCGGATCGAAAAACAAAAGTGGAGTTTGAGCGCTGCGGGCATTCGCCGCATTACGAGCAACCGACGCGATTTGTTGGGGCGATGCGGGAATTTATGGAACGGTATCAGTAG
- the avd gene encoding diversity-generating retroelement protein Avd, producing the protein MASPNQYPLYEHWYKTMNWLLDRCDRMPKHLRFTVSGRMVTMSTDIAELLLEAIYSRDKLPKLQAINLQLEKLRLYCRLCKDRNYFTLTQYEYISREINEAGKMCGGWMKNHSAE; encoded by the coding sequence ATGGCCAGCCCAAACCAATACCCGCTTTACGAGCACTGGTACAAAACCATGAATTGGCTCCTGGATCGTTGCGATCGGATGCCCAAACACCTGCGCTTTACCGTCAGTGGCCGTATGGTCACGATGAGCACCGATATCGCTGAACTGTTGCTGGAGGCCATTTACTCCCGGGACAAGCTCCCCAAGCTGCAAGCAATCAACTTGCAATTGGAAAAACTGCGCCTGTATTGCCGCCTCTGCAAAGACCGCAACTATTTTACCCTGACCCAATACGAGTACATTTCCCGAGAAATCAATGAAGCTGGAAAAATGTGTGGTGGATGGATGAAAAACCATAGCGCGGAATGA
- a CDS encoding reverse transcriptase/maturase family protein: MKRTGNLFAAFTAFPNLLNAYYKARKGTRRNQETGFFFLNLEAELFQLQEELLQLTYQPQPYRYFQIYDPKERTISVAAFRDRVVHHALVNVLEPVYERIFIYDSYATRKGKGNHLALLRAQQMIRIHPLFLKSDVDKYFDSISQERLMEIIAHKIKDAQLLDITARIIRNGGHRGLGLPIGNLTSQFFANVYLNELDYFVKHQLKGKYYIRYMDDFVLFEPDRRTLKSHLTAIQYFLADSLQLQLKPSATFINSSANGLTFLGKRIFPQAIRIARPNLLRMTRKMKNREEEYKEGTISEEDFLASMNSYWACLAFGDTYGLRKKLASS; encoded by the coding sequence ATGAAAAGAACCGGGAATTTATTTGCAGCCTTTACCGCTTTCCCGAACCTGTTGAACGCTTACTACAAAGCGCGAAAGGGTACGCGACGCAATCAGGAAACGGGCTTCTTTTTTTTGAACCTGGAGGCAGAATTGTTTCAGCTTCAGGAAGAATTACTGCAATTGACCTACCAGCCACAGCCCTATCGGTATTTCCAAATCTACGACCCCAAAGAGCGCACCATTTCTGTAGCGGCCTTCCGGGATCGGGTAGTTCACCATGCCTTGGTCAATGTATTGGAACCCGTATATGAGCGAATCTTCATTTACGACAGCTACGCCACACGCAAAGGCAAGGGCAATCACCTGGCATTATTGCGTGCACAACAGATGATCCGCATCCATCCCTTGTTTTTAAAAAGTGATGTAGACAAATATTTCGACAGCATCAGCCAGGAGCGTTTAATGGAAATCATTGCCCACAAAATTAAAGATGCCCAGTTATTGGACATTACAGCCCGCATCATCCGGAACGGAGGGCATCGTGGATTGGGTTTGCCCATTGGCAACCTCACCAGTCAGTTTTTCGCCAATGTTTACCTCAATGAGCTGGATTATTTTGTAAAGCACCAGCTCAAGGGGAAATATTATATTCGCTACATGGATGATTTTGTGTTGTTTGAACCAGATCGAAGAACCCTGAAATCTCATTTAACGGCCATTCAATATTTTTTAGCTGACTCCCTACAATTGCAACTCAAACCTTCGGCAACTTTCATCAACAGTTCTGCCAATGGGCTTACTTTTTTGGGCAAAAGGATCTTCCCTCAGGCCATTCGTATCGCTCGACCAAATTTGTTGCGCATGACCCGTAAAATGAAAAACCGTGAAGAGGAATACAAAGAAGGTACCATCAGTGAAGAAGATTTTCTGGCTTCAATGAACAGTTATTGGGCTTGTCTTGCCTTTGGAGATACCTATGGCTTGCGCAAAAAATTGGCTTCATCATAA
- a CDS encoding SUMF1/EgtB/PvdO family nonheme iron enzyme, with protein sequence MTNTPPYPPTPSGCPYRYPGVQPFTTAQSAVFYGREQDTADLYRLIRREALVVLYGKSGLGKSSLLNAGIVPHCLVEAEYTPVVIKFGAWTEGKTDTPLELTKAYLSTGYASSDTLQKLLPEEDSLWRCAKNRQLQGGGRPLLIFDQFEELFTYPEAAIRAFRQELAELLHTELPLRYRRLLDAEAAPELSEAEEEALETPLEARIVFAIRSDRMHLLHQLAEHLPNILRNLYELRALNPLDAQAAIVQPAQQEGDFSTPPFTWSPTALSALLGYLQDPLDENRVEGILLQLLCQYFEEKLVEQQGLRQIEGQHLGELEKIIENYYHDKLASLPDDSTQYAARKLIEEGLVMEGENIRLSLHEAQITKQYGVDADLLERLVNSRLLRAEPFLRGGYTYELAHDRLVAPVLRAKQERLAQEAQAAAELARLSKEKELAEERRKRRRATGLAVAGFLLAAVAFVATIFAFSQTEVARKAKVNAEKAEKSALDSADVALRQRELAQVAQLKSQRDAEIASQKTIEAQRNLKLADDNLALAQREAVRAKDALDQVQKEKTATEEQRRLAEENFRKAQENEKEAANQRDKANESYREATEQRDKAEQALRNLEKATADVVRAILRDADRHILQLDYTNAWNKLREAAALNAAKTEVGTAMLELAFWHAESGAFQPAKGMLDTASQYLGKAISTDGLGVETTDLLPRKKLFRAAIEQLHAEKFVALMERYYPVEANLAKVGEGNLNRGNYLVSISSFYLAKTEVTYWQWGLYVAASDVEMDKPGWGTEGNNPAVYLSWYDATDYCNWVSTQMGYPNVYARQGDEVSINWNAKGFRLPTEAEWEYAARGGAQQQNFEYSGSNEIEEVAWYAENSGSRTRPVGIKKANSLGLFDMSGNVWEWCWDWYGDYDPAAKADPRGPNKGSLRVRRGGSWFYYPFSARVADRYDVTPDRRDDGIGFRLARQQ encoded by the coding sequence ATGACCAACACCCCTCCATACCCACCTACTCCTTCCGGGTGCCCGTACCGCTACCCCGGCGTTCAGCCATTCACCACCGCCCAAAGCGCAGTCTTCTACGGCCGCGAGCAAGACACCGCCGACCTGTACCGCCTCATCCGCCGCGAAGCCCTGGTGGTGCTGTACGGTAAAAGTGGGCTGGGCAAAAGTTCGCTGCTCAACGCGGGCATCGTGCCACATTGCCTCGTGGAAGCCGAATACACCCCCGTGGTGATCAAATTTGGCGCCTGGACGGAGGGCAAAACCGATACCCCCCTTGAACTGACCAAAGCCTACCTCAGTACGGGTTATGCCTCCTCGGACACCCTGCAAAAACTGCTGCCCGAGGAAGACTCTCTCTGGCGCTGCGCCAAAAACCGCCAACTGCAAGGCGGTGGCCGCCCCCTGCTCATCTTCGACCAGTTTGAAGAACTCTTCACCTACCCCGAAGCGGCCATCCGCGCTTTCCGGCAAGAACTGGCCGAGCTGCTGCACACCGAGCTGCCCCTGCGCTACCGCCGCCTGCTGGATGCCGAGGCCGCACCTGAGCTGAGCGAAGCCGAGGAAGAAGCGCTCGAAACCCCACTCGAAGCCCGCATCGTATTTGCCATCCGCTCCGACCGCATGCACCTGCTGCACCAGTTGGCCGAGCACCTGCCCAATATCCTGCGCAACCTGTACGAGCTGCGCGCCCTCAATCCACTGGATGCCCAGGCGGCCATTGTGCAACCCGCTCAACAGGAAGGTGATTTTAGTACCCCCCCCTTTACCTGGTCGCCCACCGCCTTGAGCGCCCTGCTGGGCTACCTGCAAGACCCCCTGGATGAAAACCGCGTGGAGGGCATCCTACTGCAACTACTTTGCCAGTATTTTGAGGAAAAACTGGTAGAACAGCAGGGGCTGCGCCAAATAGAAGGCCAGCACCTGGGCGAGCTGGAAAAAATCATCGAAAACTACTACCACGATAAACTGGCCTCCCTGCCCGACGACAGCACCCAATACGCCGCACGCAAACTCATCGAAGAAGGACTGGTGATGGAGGGCGAAAACATCCGCCTCTCGCTGCACGAAGCCCAAATCACCAAGCAGTACGGCGTGGACGCCGATTTGCTGGAGCGCTTGGTGAACAGCCGCTTGCTGCGGGCAGAGCCGTTTTTGCGGGGTGGATACACGTATGAATTGGCGCACGACCGGCTGGTGGCGCCGGTGCTGCGGGCGAAACAGGAGCGACTGGCGCAGGAGGCTCAGGCGGCAGCAGAACTGGCGCGTTTGTCCAAAGAAAAAGAACTGGCGGAAGAGCGCCGGAAAAGGCGACGGGCGACGGGACTGGCGGTAGCTGGGTTTTTGTTGGCGGCAGTGGCGTTTGTGGCTACGATTTTTGCATTTAGTCAAACTGAGGTGGCCAGGAAGGCCAAAGTAAATGCGGAAAAAGCCGAAAAATCTGCCCTGGATAGTGCAGATGTGGCGCTCAGGCAGCGGGAACTGGCACAAGTAGCGCAGCTAAAATCACAACGCGACGCAGAGATTGCCAGTCAAAAAACGATAGAAGCTCAGCGCAATTTAAAACTGGCAGACGATAACCTGGCGCTGGCCCAACGCGAAGCCGTGCGTGCTAAAGACGCCCTGGATCAAGTACAAAAAGAAAAAACAGCTACTGAAGAACAACGCCGGTTGGCCGAAGAAAACTTCCGTAAAGCTCAGGAAAACGAAAAAGAAGCTGCTAACCAAAGAGATAAAGCAAATGAGAGTTATCGGGAGGCGACTGAACAGAGAGACAAAGCCGAACAAGCCCTGCGCAATCTTGAAAAAGCCACTGCCGACGTAGTACGCGCCATCTTGCGAGATGCAGATCGCCATATTTTACAATTGGACTACACCAATGCCTGGAATAAACTGCGCGAGGCCGCAGCGCTAAATGCTGCAAAAACAGAAGTAGGCACAGCCATGCTTGAGTTGGCCTTCTGGCATGCGGAAAGTGGTGCTTTTCAACCAGCAAAAGGAATGCTGGATACAGCAAGCCAATACTTAGGTAAAGCTATCTCTACCGATGGTTTGGGGGTAGAAACAACCGATCTTTTGCCCCGAAAAAAATTATTCCGTGCTGCTATAGAGCAGCTACATGCAGAAAAATTTGTAGCACTAATGGAGCGCTATTACCCTGTTGAGGCCAACCTAGCAAAAGTTGGAGAAGGAAATTTAAACCGAGGTAATTACCTTGTCTCAATCAGTTCTTTTTATTTGGCCAAAACCGAAGTCACCTATTGGCAATGGGGACTCTATGTCGCAGCAAGTGATGTGGAAATGGACAAACCTGGCTGGGGAACTGAAGGGAACAACCCCGCAGTATATCTCAGTTGGTATGATGCTACCGATTATTGCAATTGGGTGAGTACCCAGATGGGGTATCCAAATGTTTATGCCCGACAAGGAGATGAGGTGTCAATCAACTGGAACGCAAAAGGATTTCGCTTACCCACTGAAGCAGAATGGGAGTATGCCGCCCGTGGAGGGGCACAGCAGCAAAATTTTGAATACAGCGGGAGCAATGAGATAGAGGAGGTAGCTTGGTATGCTGAAAACTCAGGCAGCAGAACCCGTCCTGTGGGTATCAAAAAGGCCAACTCGCTTGGCTTATTTGATATGAGCGGCAACGTATGGGAATGGTGCTGGGATTGGTACGGTGACTACGACCCCGCCGCAAAAGCCGATCCCCGCGGCCCCAATAAAGGCTCCCTCCGTGTTCGCCGTGGCGGATCGTGGTTCTACTACCCGTTCAGCGCGCGCGTGGCCGATCGCTACGACGTCACGCCGGATCGCCGCGACGATGGTATCGGTTTTCGTCTAGCCAGGCAGCAGTAG